Genomic segment of Ardenticatena maritima:
CTCACCGACCCCGCTGTGTACACCCTTGCGCAAGAAATACCGACGTGGGTTCCAAGCGGGCTACCGGTTGCCGAGATAGAAGCCCGCACCCCGTGAAGAAAAAGCCGCCCAAAGCAAAAACGCCCCGCATCATGCGAGGCGTTTTTGCTTTCCGGCTGCGGCAATCGCTTAGGAAGCCGAGCGAGCGCGGTTGAGCATGTTCATCAAGCGCGACTTGCGGCGTGCCGCGTTGTTGGGATGAATAACCCCCTTGCTCGCGGCTTTATCCAGCGCCTTGTAGGCCTTCCGCACCCACATTTCGGCTTCTTCCAAGTTCCCTTCTTGAATCGCCAGGCGCGCACGTTTGATGAACGAACGTGCATTCCCTTTGAAAAAGCGATTGCGCAAGCGGCGCTTTTCGTTCTGGCGAATGCGCTTCTTCGCCGATTTCGTATTAGCCACGCGCCTTCCCTCCTTAACTGTCGTCTCTCTCTTGAACCCTTACAGGGTGAATTGGCATGAATGGCGGCTGCTTATAATACGCATTCTGGTATGTTTGTCCAATTCGCTTTTGGAAGAACGCTACATTGCGCCGCGGTCTTCAAAAACAT
This window contains:
- the rpsT gene encoding 30S ribosomal protein S20, whose translation is MANTKSAKKRIRQNEKRRLRNRFFKGNARSFIKRARLAIQEGNLEEAEMWVRKAYKALDKAASKGVIHPNNAARRKSRLMNMLNRARSAS